In the Meiothermus sp. Pnk-1 genome, GGAAATAGTTCACCACGCGCTGGGGAAAGCTCCGCCGGGGGGTGAGCTCGCTCTTCTCGGCCATTAGACTTTGACTTCCTTATGGACGGTGTGCTTTTTGTCCCAGGGGCAGTATTTGCGCAGCTCGAGCTTACCGCTGCTGTTGC is a window encoding:
- the rpmG gene encoding 50S ribosomal protein L33, whose protein sequence is MASDIRIKILLECTECKRRNYATEKNRRNSSGKLELRKYCPWDKKHTVHKEVKV